Within the Borrelia parkeri genome, the region TGATTTCGAACTTAATTTGGGAGTTGGTCTAGATTTTCCGGTTAGTACTATTTCAAACTTTTATAATACAGCTTTATATATTGGTGAAGAACTTGAGAGTAATATGTCTGATTTATCGAGAGAAAAAATTGTTGCAGATTTTGCAGATATGGTTAACATTGCTAAGACAGGTTTAACTTATGGGGGATATTCTCAAATGGGAGCAAAATTTGATGATTTTTTTTCACTTGGTTTTGAACTTGGATTTAGTTTTAATGTATTGAGGTATGTTAATCGTAAGGGGCGGTTGAATGATATTTTTTCATTCATTGCAGCTATTGAATCTAGAGTTTATACAAGGTTAGATTTTTTTATTGGATCTGTTGCATTATTTACTGGACCTAGAGTTAATATGGCTACCCCTTTTAGGGATTCCATCATCGATGAATATAATATTTTTGGTTGGGATCTTGGTGCAAGATCTACATTTGCCTTTTTGGTACTTGAGGGATATTATTGTTGGCATATTCAGAATAATAAGTTTTCTGATTTTAAGTTTGGTATAGGTTTTGAGTTTGGAGTTATTTAGGTGGATAATAAATTTTTGCATTTTTAATGCTTATTGCATTGGCTAGTTTTAATTTATTCATGATTAAAATTGTTACTGTTTTAACTTTAGAGATTTTCCTTAATCTTGTGTGAATTATTTGTATTGATGTACAATGAAGTAAAGAGTTTCTGTTTGAAGTAGGGAGTTTTAAAATTGGGTTTGCTTATTAAGAAATCAATAGGAATTATTGCCTGTCCCGGTGGAAGAGTATTTGCAGATAAAATAATGGAAGAACTTAAAAAAATATTTTTAGATAGTGAGAGTGAAGTTATTGAAAAAATTTCGCAAACTTCTAGTTGTTTCAAAGAAGATGTCTTGAAGCTTGAAGAAATTTTGTCTCCTTTTTTAGAAGGACTTGAATTTTCTAACTTAAGATTTGATGAGTCTGTGGAAATTCCTGTAAACTTTGTTAAGTTTGCTAATGGTGAATTTAAGGCAGAAATTTTAAAAACCATAAGAAATAAAGATATTTTTATTGTGCAAGATGTTTCTAATACTTATCCAGTTAATGTCAATAATAATGAAAAAGTAGTAATGACAATTAATGATCATTTAATGAACTTGATGACCACAATAGATGCATGCATGCAGGCTAAGGCTAATTCTGTTAGTGTTATCATTCCTTCTTATCCTTACTCGAGGCAAGATAAAAAGCATTCAAGAGAAGGTTTAACAGCAAGTCTTTTTGGAAGATTTTTAGAAGAATTGAGAGTTAAACATATTTTAACGCTAGACATTCATTCAAAAGCGATTGAAAATGTTTTTAGAAAAACGTATTTTGAAAATTTAAATGCATCTTATGAAATTTTTGATGCTTTAGCTGAATTAATAGATATTAGGGATTCAAGTTTGGTAGTTGTTTCTCCTGATACAGGTGCTGTGAATAGGAACAAATTTTTTGCATCTAATCTGAAAAGGCCTTTAGCTTTGCTTTATAAGGAAAGAGATTATTCAAAGGTAACGCATAATGTTAACGATTCTAATATTTCTGTTACTAAACTTTTAGGAGATGTTGAGGGTAAAAATGTTTTTATGAGTGATGATATTTTGGCTACTGGTGGAACCTTAATTAAGGCTGTGAAACTTTTAAAAAGTATGGGGGCTAAGAAGATTATATGTGCAATAAGTCTCCCATTTTTTAATGGAGATGCAATTAGATATTTTGATAAAGCTTATGAGGAAGGCTATTTTTATAAAATAATTGGGACAAATGCTGTGTATCATGATGATAGGCTTATAAGTAAACCTTGGTATTATGAAGCTAATGTTGCACATCTTTTTGCAGGTGCAATTTTTGCCATTCACAATAGGGTTAGTTTGCAAAAAATTCTTGATAGAAGTCATGACATTCAAAATTTGATTTCTAAGAGTTAATTTTATGGATGTACTCAGTATTGATATTGGTACTAGTACTTTAAAATCCGCTTTAATTAATTCTCATCATGGGGTTTTAGAGAGTTTTGATGTAAATTATTTTGATCATTTCAATGTTGATTTTGAAAACTTTGATTATAAAATATGGCTTTTTGCTTTCAAGAGAATAATTTCTAATTTTAAGTATAAAAAAATAGATTGTATTTCTATTAGTGGTATTTCCCCATGTCTAATAGCTCTTGATTCAAATTTGGTTCCTTTGGAAGTTTTACATTGGAATTCTTCTAAGGTGGTTGGTAACTTTAGAGGAAAATCATCTTTCTTACCTTTTGTGCTTAGCACAGTTGAGAGGGGAGTTTATGAAAAGGTTAGATATTTTGTATCTTGTTTTGAATATTTTATTTATTTGCTTACAGGTAATCTGATTACAAGCTATCCAAGTCTGTCTTATATTCCTTTTATTTGGAATGATATTGAAATAAGAGAGCATAATCTTGATACAAATAAATTTCCCCCTTTCTTAAGGATGGGAGAGGTTGCTGGCCGGGTTACTAATAGTGCTAGTATTGAATTTGGCATTGATAGTGGAATAGAAGTAATTAATGCTGGAATAGATTATTTAAGCGTGCTTATTGGCAGTGGGGCATTCTTTTCTGGAATTGTATCAAATAGAACAGGTACAAGTGAAGGTTTTAATTTTATCTCAGATGCATATTTGTCAGACTTTTCTTTGGTGTATCCCTATTTTTTAGATAATTTATTTGTTATTGGAAGAATAGTTCCTTCTGGATACTTATTTCAATTGTTTAAAGATAGATTCTTTAAAAAGAAAAAATCTTTTGAGGAATTTTTTGAAGAGATTTCTAGAGTATATGATTCAGGTAATGTTTATTTTTATTTAAGCAAGAGGGAGCTTTTTTCTGATCATATTTTAATAGATTCGCAAATAAGAGATAATTTGAGTAAAGGTATTTTTGGAAAAGTAGATAATCCTTTACAGATAGGAATTGCAATTCTTGAAGCCTCTTATTTTTCCTTTTACAATAAAATACTTCAGCTTAAATCTTTTAAAAGGGATGTTTTAGACATTTTTGTGAGTGGTTCTAATTCAGATAATTTGTTTTTAAATGAACTAAAAGCGAATATCATTGGTAAAGATTTAAAGATGTTTGAATTTAAACATGCCGAGATTATCGGTAATGCAATCTTGGCTTTTTGTTGCTTAGGGGAGTTCGATAGCTTGGATAAGGCATTTAAAAAGCTTGCTAAATTTAAAGAGATTATATCCTTTAATGCTAGTATGCATGATGTTTATTTAGAGAAATATCATAAGTATGTTTCTAATTTTAATTTATTTGTTAATAGTTAATATGTAAGCATCCTTAAACTCACTTGAGCCTGATATTTTATTGAGATCGAGTTTTGCCTCTGATATGGTTTTGTAAGGTCCAGATCTGACTCTATAGGTGTCTTTATCGTTTATTGTTGCTGAATAGATTTTTGCATTTATTTTATATTTTATCAATTCTTGAATATTGTTATCAGCAGAGATTGGATCTGAGAGTGATGCAAATTGTATGTAGTATTCTTTTCGAGGGTCATATTTGTTTTCAAAGTTATTGTTTTTTTGTTCTTTTTTGTTTTCTTGCTTTGTCTTTGCAATTGTTTGTGTTTTTTGCAATTTTTCTTCTTTTTTGTGTGTGTTTGTAGTTTTATGTTGATTTATGATTTGTGGTTCTTTTTTGTTAATAATTTTTTTATTATTTTGATTTATACTACTATTGAAACTTTTATCTTGTTTGATATCTTGTGTGAGGTCAATTATGATTTCATTTGGCTTATCAGTTATTGCTAAAGTATCTTCATTATTTTCACTTGCTATAACTTTTTCATCTTTTGTTTCTTGTAAAATAATATTTTTACCCGCAATTTCTGAGGCTAAGTTTTTATTTGGGAAGAAAATAATTATTCCAAGAAATATAATTGTACAAACAGTTACAATTGAAGTTAATGCTACTAAAAATCCTTTGTTATTATTTTCATTAAAATCTCTCATCTATGTTACCTCTTTCATCTTTGTCCTAATCTCATTTTTTAGATATTCATAGCTCTCATTGTTAATTATATTTATTATTTTTGAATTTAGAATATTTTTATTTAAAAAAATATCTTTTTGATACGTAAGAATATTTATAATCAAATTTTCATCAATATTGCGACTTGATCTGAGTCTTTTTTTTATTATCTCATCATTTGCTTTTGTTATAAATATATGCCCGCAGAATTTTGCAAGATTTAATTTAAAAAGTAGTGCAGCATTAATTATAATTTTATCAAATTTTTTCTTTAATATTACTTGTTCTACTTCTTTATATATAAGGGGATGTGTTATTGCTTCTAATTTTTCTAGTTTTTTCCTGTCATTAAATACAATATTTCTCAATTTTATTCTTTCTATTTCGTTTTTATTATTTAATATTTGTTTTCCAAATATCTTGACTACTGTGTCTTGTTTTGCGTGTAGGGCTATGTGTCCAATTTTATCTACATTTATTTCGTGAAAACCATATTCACTGCTAATGATTTTTGAAACGGTATCTTTGCCAGTTGATATTCTACCAGTTATGCCAATTATCGATGAATTTCTCCCCATGATTTTCCAGTCTCAATATTTACTTTTAGAGGAAGTTTTAAAGGATAGGCATTTTCCATCATTTCTTTGATTATTTTGTTTACTTCTTCACATTCTTGTTCGGGCGATTCGATTAGCATTTCATCATGTACTTGTAAGAGTATTTTTGCCTTTAAGTTTTTACTTTTAAGTTCATTATATACTTTAATCATTGCGATTTTCATTATATCAGATGCACTGCCTTGAATTATACTATTTATTGCTATTCGTTCAGCTCCTGAGCGTTCTGAGTAATTTTGACTATTAATTTCTTTTATATATCTCCTTCTTTTAAGAAGAGTTTCACTGTATCCATTTTTTCTGACAAAATCTATTTGATTTTGTATAAAAGTTTTTATTTTAGAATAAAGATTGAAGTATGAATCGATGAACTTTTGAGCTTCTTCTCTTTTAATAGACAGTTCTTTTGAGAGCCTAAAGGATGACATTCTATAAATTATTCCAAAATTAATTGATTTTGCTATTCTTCTCATGGAAGATGTTACTTTTTCCTCATCTACTTTAAAGAGTTGCGATGCTGTTTTTATGTGAATGTCTTTTTTATTTTTGAATGCCTCAATTAATGATTCGTCTTCTGAGAGATGGGCTAGTATGACAAGTTCAATTTGTGAATAGTCAGCAGAAATAAAAATATTGCCTTTCTCAGGTTTAAATGCTTCTCTTATTTTACGTCCTTTTTCATCTTTGATTGGAATATTTTGTAGGTTAGGTGAGGTACTTGAAATACGACCCGTTGCTGTTTTTGTTTGTATAAAATTTGTATGTATTTTGTTTGTTTTTTCATTTATAAACTCTATTAAATTATCTGTATATGTATTTTTGAGTTTTGCGATTTGCCTATATTGTATGAGTTTTGGTATAGATTCATGTTGCTCTTTTATTGTCTCTAGTACCTTAATGTCTGTTGAATCTTGCTTGACATTTTGGGGTAGTATTAGATTTAATCTTTCAAATAAGACCGTATGTAGTTGTTTCGTTGAATTTAGATTAAATTCAATACCTATACTTTTTATTATCTCATTTTCAATTAATTTTAATTCTTTATCAAGTTCATAGCCATATTGTCTTAGATAATCTTTATCGAGATAAATTCCATTTTCTTCCATTTCTGTAATGACATTGCTAAATGGCATTTCTATATCTGTCATTAGATTTTCAAGGTTATCTTCTTTGAGTTTTTTTGTAAAAATTTTAAATAACCTGAAAGTAATATCAGCATCTTCAGCAGCGTAATTGGAGGCCATCTCAAGTGGTATGTCTTTTAAAGTACCATTTTGTGCTACTATTTCTTCGTACCTGATATTTTTATGCATTAAATATTTTTCTGCTAAGAAATCAAGAGATACTTTTGTGTTTGGATCGATAATATATGCTGCTATCATTGTATCAAAGTAAGGTGGGATTACATTAAATTCATGTTTTTTAAGTATTTTGTAATCGAATTTGTAGTTTTGACCAATTAACTTAGGTTTTGCTTTAAAAAATTCGTTGAATTTTTGGATTATGTATTCTTTTTCAATAGTTTTTTTTTCTTTAGTTTCTATAGGAATATAGTAGCTTTCAAATTCTTTAAATGAAACTGAAATTCCTATTATTTGCGCTTCATGGACATTAAGAGAAGTTGTTTCTGTATCTATTGCTATATAGTTTGCTTGTTTTAGTTTTTCTATTAGTAAGTCAAGTTGTTCTTTTTTTAATATTGTTTCATATTTGATATTTTCTTCTTGTATTGTTTTAAGAGCATTTGAATGTGATGTTGTTGTTTGTAAAATATCTGTGCCTATTTGATTTATATTGGTTTCAAAGAGCGACTTTTGTGTTTGATTTGTAGCATATCTTTTTTTTAATATAGTCTTGTAAGATTTAATTAGGGTTGTTGCAGAATATTCTTCAAATAATGAAAGGATGTCTTCTTTTAAGTTTTCCAGTTTAAATTCTTCAAGTGCTGGCAATTCTAGATCTTCTACAAGACTAATAAGTTCATAACTTAAAAAGGCATTTTTTCTCTCTCTTAGTAATATTTCTCTATATTTATTGTTGATAGAATCTAAATTATCGTATATTCCATTTAATGTTTGAAATTCATTTAGTAGCTTAGCAGCTCCCTTTTCCCCAATTCCTTTGATACCTGGTATATTATCTGATCTGTCTCCAACAATGGATAAATAATCTTTGATTTGGGATTTATTTACTCCAAATTTTTTCATCACATAATCATTATCCATTTCCACAAAGCTACTATTCTCGATTTTAAGTATTTTGGTTTTAGCCGACATCAGTTGTAATAAATCTTTGTCTGGAGAAATGATATAAGTTAAGTAATTGTTGCTTTCTGCTTTTTTTGCAAAGCTGGCTATAAGATCATCAGCTTCGTATCCTTGTATTTCGAACATTGGGATGTTTGCTTTTATTAGACTTTCTTTGATCCAGTAAATTTGTGGAATTAAATTATCTGGAGGAGCATCTCTTGTTGCTTTGTAACTTGGATACTTTTGTTGTCTAAATGTTTGTGTCTCTGAGTCAAAAGTTACAATTAGATTGTCTGGATTTTTCTCTTTTATTATGAAAAAAAGAGTTTTGAAAAAGCCAATAAATGCATTAACATTTTCTCCTTTGCTATTTGTTAAAGGATTGTTTTTCATTACATGATAGTTTCTAAATATTATATTTAAGGCATCAATTAGGTAAATTTCTTTCATATTTTTATATCTATTAAAATTGGGTTATTGTATTTAAAGAGAGTTTTAGAAAATTGTGTCTTTGGTATTGTTGTCTTTTGAGCAAATAGACTTTTTAAAGTTTTGTGTGTATTGTGATATTGAATGCATATTTTTTCTTTTAAAAAGCAAGTGTCCCCAATTAATTTTTTAATTTCTTCTTGCATTTGTTCTTGTCCCTCTAGCCATGAATTTATGGTTATATAATAATTATTGATTGAATTTAAGCTTAAATCCTTTGCAGGATTTGTGGTATTTAATATGTTTAGCATTCCTTTATTGATTTTTTCATTTTCAAATTCTAGAATAGCTTTTAATTTTTTTAGTTCAAGTATTAAATCTTTTAAATATATTTTTAATATTCTATTAGTTGACAATATTGATTCCTAATTTCTTGTTAATAATATTATTATCTTTTTTAAGCAATGCTTTCCAAGCTGTGTGCAGATTTTTAAGATGCTTTAAAACTTCTTGAATATTATCCCTATTTTTTTCTAATGTAACATTTTCTAATGTTTTGTTTAAAAAAGAATATATTGAGAATAAGTTATTTGAAATATCTCCACCATCTTCAAAATTTAGTGTGGACATTAATTCAATGATGATATCTTGTGCATGGTAAACTTTTTCATCTGCTTTTGCTGTACTAGTTGGATCTTTACTTTTATAAAATTCTTTGGCAAGCTCTAAATCTTGTATTGCTTTCTCATAAAGCATTACCAATATTGATATAGGACTTGATGTATTGATTTGTGTTTTTTTATAGATTTCTTCTTTTGCTATCAAGGATTTTCTCCTAGTTTAATCTTTTTATTTGTTCTGCTATTTGCTCTTCTTTGAAAGGTTTTGTAATATATCCTTTTGCTCCAAGTTCTAAAGCTTTTGCAATGAGTTCTTGTTTTCCAAGTGCTGTAACCATCAATACATTCATTTTTCGTGCAAGTTTTTCGTTAACTTTATTTATTTTTTCAAGGGCTGTAATGCCATCCATGCTCATCATTGTTATATCAAGAGTTATCAGATGAATTTCTTCCTGTTTTTCGAATTCTTTAATAGCCTGTATTCCATCTTCTGCTTCAAAAAATTCGTTAAAGCCTAGTTTTTTCAATATCTTGATTAAGTTTTTTCGCATAAAAATAGAATCATCAACTATTAAGGCCTTTTTATTTTTTTCCAAACCCCACTCCTTACTTAATTTTAACATGATAACATATTAAATATCATTTAATATAAATAAAGATATCATGCATAATTATCTATTTTGTATTTTACTTTAGATTTTAAAATGAATTAGTTTATTACTCAATAACTTATCCCTGAAAATTTATATTTTTATTTACATTATTTTGTTAAAATATAATGTAAATTTTGGGTAGATTCAATGTTAAATTTATGATCAAAGATATAGAAGATGAAATTTTATGTTTAAGATATAATATCAGAAAATGGAATAAAGAATATTATGTTGATTCCTCACCCAGTGTGAGTGATTTGACTTATGATAAAGCTCTTTTAAGACTTCAAGATTTGGAAAGTAAGTATCCTGAATATAAAACTTTGGATTCTCCCACTCTTAAATTTGGAAGCGATCTTTTAAATAATTTTGAAGAGGTTAAACATTCTTTCCCTATATTGAGTTTGGATAAGGCTTATGATATTAAGGGATTATTATTGTGGATTGAGAAAATGGTCTTAGAAGGTTCTAGTTTGGGGTCTTATACTGGCATCTCAGTTGAACCCAAAATTGATGGGTGTTCAATTGTTCTCTATTATAAAGATGGAATACTGAAGAGAGCTTTGACTAGGGGAGATGGAAGGGTTGGTAATGATGTTACTGAGAATGTTAGAACAATTAAAAATGTTCCTTTGTCTATTGATGAAAAGGTTGAATTGGTATTGAGGGGTGAAATTTATATTACTAAGGAAAATTTTTTGAAAATAAATCACACATTAAAGAATCCTTATCTTAATGCTAGAAATTTAGCCTCAGGTATACTAAGAAGAATAAATAGTAGAGAAGTTGCTAGTTTTCCTTTAGATATTTTTGTTTATGATATTTTATATTCTAGTTTGGGATTGAGTACTAATCATGATGCGTTTGATAAACTTAAGAAATTTGGATTTAAAATTAATCCTTTTTGTAAATTTTTTGGTGGTAAAAACTTAGAAGAAATTACTAATCATGTTAAAAAGATAGAGATGCAAAGAAATTCTTTGGAATATGAAATTGATGGTGTTGTGTTGAAAGTTGATAGCTTTATTTTAAGGGAAATTTTAGGATATACGTCGCATCATCCGAAGTGGTCAATAGCTTATAAATTTGAATCTTGCACAGGCGTAAGCAAAATTGTTGATATAGTCGTTCAGGTTGGCCGCAGTGGCAAAATTACTCCTGTTGCACATGTGGAGAGGGTATTTGTTGCGGGAGCTTTTATTACTAATGCAAGTCTGCATAATCAAGATTATATAGACTCTATTGGCTTAAATGTTGGAGATGTTGTTGCGATTTCAAGACGTGGAGATGTAATTCCTGCTGTTGAATTGGTGGTAGAAAAGCTTGCGATTGGTAGTTTTAAAATTTCTAGTAATTGTCCTTCATGTAAAATGGCTTTAATTAAAGAGGGTTCACATCTTTTTTGTGTAAATAAACATTGTCCTTATCGAATAATTGAGCAAATAAAATATTTTTGTAGTAAGAAATGCATGAATATTGTAGGACTTTCAGGGAAAACAATAGAGTTCCTTTTTGAAATGAAGTTTATATCTTCGGAGATTGAGCTTTATACTTTAAATTTTGATAGACTTATTAATTTAAGGGGTTTTGATCTTAAGAGAATAGATAATTTAAAGCGTTCAATTAGCGATAGTAAAGGTAGGCCATTTAGAAAGTTGCTTCTTGGTATGGGAATTAAGGAGCTTGGAGCAAATACAATATTGGTTTTAATTAATAACAATTTAAACTCGTTTGATATAATTAGTACTCTTTGCAAAAATAAAGAGGTTGCTCTTGCCAAACTTTTAAAGATTAAGGGAATAGGTGAGAGAATAGCTTTAAATATTATTGAAGCTTTTAATGATAAGACTATTCTTGATAAGTTTATTTTTTTTAAAGAATTAGGGTTTAAATTGGAAGAATGTAATACTAATTATGCTGTGGATGATTCTTTTTTATTTGGCAAAAATTTTTGTATTACAGGTTCTTTTAAAGGGTATTCTAGAGATGTTCTTATTGAAAAGATTATTAAAAAAGGTGCTATTTTCAATAGGGCAGTTACTAAGAGTTTAGATTTTTTACTTGTTGGAGAGAAACCTGGATTAAAATTGAAAAAAGCCAATAATTTGGGAATTAAAACCTTTGGTCTTTCTGATATTAAAGATTTTGTGGATTTAGGTAATTAAATTTATTTTATTATTCTTATCTTTTTAAATTCAGATGCTAGGTTTTTGTATAGAGTTCCTATCTCATTTGCATGTTCTACTTTTATTAAGTTTCTGAAAAATTTTTCTTTATGTTTGAGTGATGGGTTAATGAAATGGGTTTTAACATTATATTTTGGGATTAATTTGTAAATTTCTTGTGCTCTATGTAAATTTTTTGTTGGTTCTATTTCAATGTAATATCCGTTAGATTTTTTAAAATCAAACTCACTGCTTTGATCTTTAAAATTATAATTGTTTGAATGTGTATCTGGATATATTGTAAATTCAGCAGTTTTTATTACAGTTCTTTTATGTGGTGTTTTTTTATTGTTAGAATAAAATTCCTTTTTTTTGTATTGTGATTCTCTGTTGTCATGTGTGAAGAGGTCTTTGTTTTTATATTTTGTAAATTCTTCTTTAAGTGTTAAAATAGCATTTTCATTATTCGTTAATTTTTCATCTAATATATTTATTTTGTTTTGCTTTTGTTGCATTATATCTTTATTCTCTTCATATAATTCTGCATTTTTATCAATTTTGTCTTTTAGTGCATTGATTACTTTTTCTATTGAAGATAAATTGTTTTCGATATTTTTTAAACTAGTATCATGATTATTTTTTAAGTCTATTAATTCTTTTTGAAATGCTAAT harbors:
- a CDS encoding ribose-phosphate pyrophosphokinase; translation: MGLLIKKSIGIIACPGGRVFADKIMEELKKIFLDSESEVIEKISQTSSCFKEDVLKLEEILSPFLEGLEFSNLRFDESVEIPVNFVKFANGEFKAEILKTIRNKDIFIVQDVSNTYPVNVNNNEKVVMTINDHLMNLMTTIDACMQAKANSVSVIIPSYPYSRQDKKHSREGLTASLFGRFLEELRVKHILTLDIHSKAIENVFRKTYFENLNASYEIFDALAELIDIRDSSLVVVSPDTGAVNRNKFFASNLKRPLALLYKERDYSKVTHNVNDSNISVTKLLGDVEGKNVFMSDDILATGGTLIKAVKLLKSMGAKKIICAISLPFFNGDAIRYFDKAYEEGYFYKIIGTNAVYHDDRLISKPWYYEANVAHLFAGAIFAIHNRVSLQKILDRSHDIQNLISKS
- a CDS encoding FGGY-family carbohydrate kinase, with the translated sequence MDVLSIDIGTSTLKSALINSHHGVLESFDVNYFDHFNVDFENFDYKIWLFAFKRIISNFKYKKIDCISISGISPCLIALDSNLVPLEVLHWNSSKVVGNFRGKSSFLPFVLSTVERGVYEKVRYFVSCFEYFIYLLTGNLITSYPSLSYIPFIWNDIEIREHNLDTNKFPPFLRMGEVAGRVTNSASIEFGIDSGIEVINAGIDYLSVLIGSGAFFSGIVSNRTGTSEGFNFISDAYLSDFSLVYPYFLDNLFVIGRIVPSGYLFQLFKDRFFKKKKSFEEFFEEISRVYDSGNVYFYLSKRELFSDHILIDSQIRDNLSKGIFGKVDNPLQIGIAILEASYFSFYNKILQLKSFKRDVLDIFVSGSNSDNLFLNELKANIIGKDLKMFEFKHAEIIGNAILAFCCLGEFDSLDKAFKKLAKFKEIISFNASMHDVYLEKYHKYVSNFNLFVNS
- a CDS encoding SPOR domain-containing protein; the protein is MRDFNENNNKGFLVALTSIVTVCTIIFLGIIIFFPNKNLASEIAGKNIILQETKDEKVIASENNEDTLAITDKPNEIIIDLTQDIKQDKSFNSSINQNNKKIINKKEPQIINQHKTTNTHKKEEKLQKTQTIAKTKQENKKEQKNNNFENKYDPRKEYYIQFASLSDPISADNNIQELIKYKINAKIYSATINDKDTYRVRSGPYKTISEAKLDLNKISGSSEFKDAYILTINK
- the coaE gene encoding dephospho-CoA kinase (Dephospho-CoA kinase (CoaE) performs the final step in coenzyme A biosynthesis.), whose product is MGRNSSIIGITGRISTGKDTVSKIISSEYGFHEINVDKIGHIALHAKQDTVVKIFGKQILNNKNEIERIKLRNIVFNDRKKLEKLEAITHPLIYKEVEQVILKKKFDKIIINAALLFKLNLAKFCGHIFITKANDEIIKKRLRSSRNIDENLIINILTYQKDIFLNKNILNSKIINIINNESYEYLKNEIRTKMKEVT
- the polA gene encoding DNA polymerase I, yielding MKEIYLIDALNIIFRNYHVMKNNPLTNSKGENVNAFIGFFKTLFFIIKEKNPDNLIVTFDSETQTFRQQKYPSYKATRDAPPDNLIPQIYWIKESLIKANIPMFEIQGYEADDLIASFAKKAESNNYLTYIISPDKDLLQLMSAKTKILKIENSSFVEMDNDYVMKKFGVNKSQIKDYLSIVGDRSDNIPGIKGIGEKGAAKLLNEFQTLNGIYDNLDSINNKYREILLRERKNAFLSYELISLVEDLELPALEEFKLENLKEDILSLFEEYSATTLIKSYKTILKKRYATNQTQKSLFETNINQIGTDILQTTTSHSNALKTIQEENIKYETILKKEQLDLLIEKLKQANYIAIDTETTSLNVHEAQIIGISVSFKEFESYYIPIETKEKKTIEKEYIIQKFNEFFKAKPKLIGQNYKFDYKILKKHEFNVIPPYFDTMIAAYIIDPNTKVSLDFLAEKYLMHKNIRYEEIVAQNGTLKDIPLEMASNYAAEDADITFRLFKIFTKKLKEDNLENLMTDIEMPFSNVITEMEENGIYLDKDYLRQYGYELDKELKLIENEIIKSIGIEFNLNSTKQLHTVLFERLNLILPQNVKQDSTDIKVLETIKEQHESIPKLIQYRQIAKLKNTYTDNLIEFINEKTNKIHTNFIQTKTATGRISSTSPNLQNIPIKDEKGRKIREAFKPEKGNIFISADYSQIELVILAHLSEDESLIEAFKNKKDIHIKTASQLFKVDEEKVTSSMRRIAKSINFGIIYRMSSFRLSKELSIKREEAQKFIDSYFNLYSKIKTFIQNQIDFVRKNGYSETLLKRRRYIKEINSQNYSERSGAERIAINSIIQGSASDIMKIAMIKVYNELKSKNLKAKILLQVHDEMLIESPEQECEEVNKIIKEMMENAYPLKLPLKVNIETGKSWGEIHR
- the fliS gene encoding flagellar export chaperone FliS; translated protein: MIAKEEIYKKTQINTSSPISILVMLYEKAIQDLELAKEFYKSKDPTSTAKADEKVYHAQDIIIELMSTLNFEDGGDISNNLFSIYSFLNKTLENVTLEKNRDNIQEVLKHLKNLHTAWKALLKKDNNIINKKLGINIVN
- a CDS encoding response regulator, which codes for MEKNKKALIVDDSIFMRKNLIKILKKLGFNEFFEAEDGIQAIKEFEKQEEIHLITLDITMMSMDGITALEKINKVNEKLARKMNVLMVTALGKQELIAKALELGAKGYITKPFKEEQIAEQIKRLN
- the ligA gene encoding NAD-dependent DNA ligase LigA, whose translation is MIKDIEDEILCLRYNIRKWNKEYYVDSSPSVSDLTYDKALLRLQDLESKYPEYKTLDSPTLKFGSDLLNNFEEVKHSFPILSLDKAYDIKGLLLWIEKMVLEGSSLGSYTGISVEPKIDGCSIVLYYKDGILKRALTRGDGRVGNDVTENVRTIKNVPLSIDEKVELVLRGEIYITKENFLKINHTLKNPYLNARNLASGILRRINSREVASFPLDIFVYDILYSSLGLSTNHDAFDKLKKFGFKINPFCKFFGGKNLEEITNHVKKIEMQRNSLEYEIDGVVLKVDSFILREILGYTSHHPKWSIAYKFESCTGVSKIVDIVVQVGRSGKITPVAHVERVFVAGAFITNASLHNQDYIDSIGLNVGDVVAISRRGDVIPAVELVVEKLAIGSFKISSNCPSCKMALIKEGSHLFCVNKHCPYRIIEQIKYFCSKKCMNIVGLSGKTIEFLFEMKFISSEIELYTLNFDRLINLRGFDLKRIDNLKRSISDSKGRPFRKLLLGMGIKELGANTILVLINNNLNSFDIISTLCKNKEVALAKLLKIKGIGERIALNIIEAFNDKTILDKFIFFKELGFKLEECNTNYAVDDSFLFGKNFCITGSFKGYSRDVLIEKIIKKGAIFNRAVTKSLDFLLVGEKPGLKLKKANNLGIKTFGLSDIKDFVDLGN